AGGACGTTGACTGCGGCAAACGGCAGCAATCCGATCGAGTAGTAGGCCAGCACCTCGGCGGTAAAGACGGTCGCCGTCGCGTCGAAGCGGCCGCGCTCGAACAGCACGCTGATGATCGGCACGCGCAGGACGATCAGGCCGATCGAGGCCGGCATGCAGATGAAGAAGATCAGCTGCATCGCCGTGCGCAGCGTCTGCCGCACCTCCTCGCGCTTCCCCTCGGCCGCCAGCTGCGACAGCATCGGCAGGATGACGGTCGACAACGAGATGGCGAAGATCCCCAGCGTCAGCTCGGTGACTCGGCCCGCGTAATAGAGGTAGGAGACGCTGCCGCTGGCGAGCGACGAGGCGAACTGCGAATCGATGACCAGGTTGAACTGGGTAATCCCCGCGCCAAAGATGCGCGGCAACATGAGACGACCGACCTGCCGGATGCCGGGATCGGTGAAGGAAACCTCGGGGCGGAAGGTCATGCCGCGTTTGATGAGCGGCGGAATCTGGATGAGCAGCTGCAGGCAGCCGCCCACCAGCACCCCCCAGGCGAAGGCGTAAGCGGGCGAAGAGAAGCTCTTCGAGAACCACAGGGCCGCGCAGATGATCGACAGGTTCAGCAGGACCGGCGTGAAGGCGGGCAGCGCGAAAGAGCCCAGCGAATTGAGGATGCCTCCGGCCAGGGCGGCCAGCGATATAAAGAAGATGTAGGGAAACATCAGGCGGTTGAGCTGGATGGTAAGCTCCCACTTGTCGGGCGACACCTTGAAGCCGTAGGCCAGCACCTTGACGATCTGCGGCGAGAAGACGATGCCCAGGATGGTGATGACCAGCAACACCAGCAGCAGCGTCGTGAACATGCGGTTGGCGAAGCGCCAGAGCTTCTCGGGATCGCCTTCCTTGAGGTAGCGCGCGAAGGTAGGGACGAAGGCGGAGGTCAGCGCCCCTTCGCCGACCAGCCGGCGCAGCAGGTTGGGAATGCGGAAGGCGATGATGAAGGCGTCGGAGACATTCGCGGCGCCCAGGACGCTGGCCTGCAGGTTGTCGCGGAA
The window above is part of the Candidatus Polarisedimenticolia bacterium genome. Proteins encoded here:
- the murJ gene encoding murein biosynthesis integral membrane protein MurJ; this translates as MSSGKSGMIRSASAMSVTTMLSRILGYFRDNLQASVLGAANVSDAFIIAFRIPNLLRRLVGEGALTSAFVPTFARYLKEGDPEKLWRFANRMFTTLLLVLLVITILGIVFSPQIVKVLAYGFKVSPDKWELTIQLNRLMFPYIFFISLAALAGGILNSLGSFALPAFTPVLLNLSIICAALWFSKSFSSPAYAFAWGVLVGGCLQLLIQIPPLIKRGMTFRPEVSFTDPGIRQVGRLMLPRIFGAGITQFNLVIDSQFASSLASGSVSYLYYAGRVTELTLGIFAISLSTVILPMLSQLAAEGKREEVRQTLRTAMQLIFFICMPASIGLIVLRVPIISVLFERGRFDATATVFTAEVLAYYSIGLLPFAAVNVLAAAFYAHQDTRTPVKVGALTFGIHLALNFALRGPLKAGGIALSTSISSLLDMALLFVLFSRRRGQLWDSHLRRSLLVTCGAGAVMGAVAWGLGRLPWMEGTQPVAIRALALTGAITVSAGCFFATAWIFGSQEVKEVMTLLPARLRRKP